From one Balaenoptera acutorostrata chromosome 6, mBalAcu1.1, whole genome shotgun sequence genomic stretch:
- the LOC103003962 gene encoding zinc finger protein 37A-like: MNRSQGPVSFEDVTMGFTQEEWQHLDPAQRTLYRDVMLENYSHLISAEYCVTKPEVIFKLQQGEEPWM, encoded by the coding sequence ATGAACAGATCTCAGGGGCCAGTGTCATTTGAGGATGTGACCATGGGCTTCACTCAGGAGGAGTGGCAGCACCTGGACCCTGCTCAGAGGACCCTGTACAGGGACGTGATGCTGGAGAACTACAGCCACCTCATCTCAGCGGAGTACTGTGTTACCAAACCAGAGGTGATTTTCAAATTGCAGCAAGGAGAAGAGCCGTGGATGTGA